In the genome of Devosia rhizoryzae, the window CTTCACCGATGCTGAAGCCATCGGGTCCGAGCACGGGGCGGTTATAGCCGCTGTCAGGACGGGCTTGCTTGCCGCCGATATACATTTTGGCGGTCTGGTCCAGGGGGGCGGCGTCGAGGGGATTTACCTGACCTCGTGGTTCGACAAGCTCACCATGAGGTCTCACGATGCCCGGCTGTAAGTCCTTTTCCCACTTCAGCTTGAGGTAAGCGCTCATGCCTTCACGGCCGCCTTCGCGACCGAAGCCGGATTCCTTGTAGCCGCCGAAGCCGACGGCGGCGTCGAACTGGTTGGTGCCGTTGATCCAGATCACGCCGGCCTTGAGCTTGGGTGCAATGTCGAGGGCGAGGTTGATGTTCTCGCTCCAGACCGTGGCGGCAAGGCCGTAGCGGGTGTTGTTGGCCAGTTGCACCGCTTCTTCGGGCGTGCGGAAGCTCATGGCAACAAGAATAGGGCCAAAGATTTCTTCGGCCACCAGGGAATTGGCGGGCGAAACATTGGTGACCAGCGCGGGCTTGAGGAAACAGCCCTGTGCCGGCACGTCGCCGTCGGGCTCGTAGACATGGGCGCCTTCGGCGACGCCGCGCTTCATGAGGTCGCGGATGCGCTCGACCTGTACCGGGGCGACCATCGCGCCGATATCGACGGACTTGTCGAGCGGATCGCCGACGCGAAGATTGGCCATGCGGCTCTTCACCTTGGCGATGAAGCGCTCTTCAATGCTCTCCTGCACGAGAAGCCGCGAGCCGGCGCAGCAGACCTGGCCCTGGTTGAACCAGATGGCTTCGACAAGGCCTTCGACGGCGCTGTCGAGGTCGGCATCTTCGAAGACGATATAGGGCGACTTGCCGCCCAGCTCGAGCGACAGGCCCTTGCCCGAACCAGCGGTGGCGGCGCGGATGATCTTGCCGACTTCGGTCGAGCCGGTGAAGGCGATTTTGTTAACATCGGAATGGTTTACCAGCGCCGCACCGGTGTCGCCCTCGCCGGTGACGATGTTGACGACGCCCTTTGGCAGGCCGACGCGGTCGCAGATGTCGGCGAAGAGCAGCGCGGTGAGCGAGGTGAACTCGGCAGGTTTGAGGACCACGGTGTTGCCGGCGGCAAGGGCCGGGGCGATCTTCCAGGCCAGCATCAAGAGCGGGAAGTTCCAGGGGATGATCTGACCGCAGACGCCGTAGGGAACGTGGTCGGGAAACTGGCTGGCCAGATGCGTCGCCCAGCCGGCATGGTGGTAAAAATGCCGCGCCACCAATGGGATATCGGCGTCGCGCGACTCGCGGATGGGTTTGCCGTTGTCCATGGTTTCGAGCACGGCGAAGAGGCGCGCGTGCTTTTGGATCATGCGGGCAATTGCGTAGAGGTACTTGCCACGTTGGTAGCCGGGGAGTGCGCTCCAACCCGGGAAGGCGGCGCGGGCGGCCGCAACGGCGGCGTCAACATCTGCTGCACTTCCGGCGGAAATGTCTGAAAGGTGAGAACCGTTTGCCGGATTCGTGCTGGCAAAAGTCTTGCCTGGTGCGGTCCATGCGCCATCGATGAAGTGACCGAACTTGCGGTTCTTACTGTCGAGCCAGGCATTGGCCTGTTCGGCCGATTCCGGCGCCAGGCCGTAGTCGAGCGTGTCGAAGATTTGGGCGATCTTGTTCATGTCAAATCCTCAAACCAGCGGCTGGCGATAGTCGGCGGCGTAATGGCCGGTTAGGCCGTGTTCGAGCTGGCGCTCGATGTCAGTCAGAAGGCTCGAGGCGCCGAAGCGGAAGAGGTGCGGCTGCAGCCACTTGGTGCCGAGCTCTTCCTTCATCAGCGCCATGTATTTGAGCGCGTCGCCCGCGGTGGCGATGCCGCC includes:
- a CDS encoding aldehyde dehydrogenase family protein, which produces MNKIAQIFDTLDYGLAPESAEQANAWLDSKNRKFGHFIDGAWTAPGKTFASTNPANGSHLSDISAGSAADVDAAVAAARAAFPGWSALPGYQRGKYLYAIARMIQKHARLFAVLETMDNGKPIRESRDADIPLVARHFYHHAGWATHLASQFPDHVPYGVCGQIIPWNFPLLMLAWKIAPALAAGNTVVLKPAEFTSLTALLFADICDRVGLPKGVVNIVTGEGDTGAALVNHSDVNKIAFTGSTEVGKIIRAATAGSGKGLSLELGGKSPYIVFEDADLDSAVEGLVEAIWFNQGQVCCAGSRLLVQESIEERFIAKVKSRMANLRVGDPLDKSVDIGAMVAPVQVERIRDLMKRGVAEGAHVYEPDGDVPAQGCFLKPALVTNVSPANSLVAEEIFGPILVAMSFRTPEEAVQLANNTRYGLAATVWSENINLALDIAPKLKAGVIWINGTNQFDAAVGFGGYKESGFGREGGREGMSAYLKLKWEKDLQPGIVRPHGELVEPRGQVNPLDAAPLDQTAKMYIGGKQARPDSGYNRPVLGPDGFSIGEVGEGNRKDIRNAVEAARAASGWATTAAHSRAQILYFLAENLDYRRAEFAARLKAQTGEDGSAEVEASIERLFAFAGWADKYDGAVHNPPMRAIAAAMIEPLGVLGIVAPDTQPLLGSVALLAPAIAMGNTVVLVPSARAPLSMTDFYQVLETSDMPSGVVNIVTGDSVALAKTLAEHDGVDGLWFMGSAEGSAMIEKASIGNLKQTWTSRGLDYDLADPRFAGDYFLGKATQVKNVWIPYGA